Proteins from one Podospora pseudoanserina strain CBS 124.78 chromosome 1, whole genome shotgun sequence genomic window:
- a CDS encoding hypothetical protein (EggNog:ENOG503P6YW; COG:S), which translates to MHIRKALQLFVLGLSAASVAEATFVSPRLARHERALQRRQDDGGDAPPNSASDPADEPPAPSTSDAPVTTPSTSSTTPPPPVTSSTPPPPEETSISVTSSTTTTTTPRPGNSVSSSSTSSTTAPPDPDTSDEPTTHVQTITRTIVTTNPDGQETTVIDEVVTTSTSVPLPNGGGGNGGDTGMSTTTRNTVIGVVVGVGGAVILAGLGFVAWRIWGKKKQQEEQDTLMDDYSAVGEKPDTIGSTSTRTPFQSTLESYHAPTHVNTASNF; encoded by the coding sequence ATGCATATCAGAAAAGCCCTTCAACTATTCGTTTTGGGGTTGTCGGCCGCCTCTGTCGCCGAAGCTACGTTTGTGAGCCCAAGACTTGCCCGACATGAAAGAGCTCTCCAGCGAAGACAAgacgatggcggcgatgCGCCACCCAACTCTGCCTCTGACCCTGCCGACGAACCACCGGCGCCATCGACGTCAGATGCCCCAGTGACAACACCAAGCACTagctcaacaacaccaccaccacccgtcacatcatcaaccccgccgcctcctgaGGAAACTTCCATTTCGGTCACTTCCAgcaccacgacgacgacaaccccTCGGCCAGGCAACTctgtctcttcctcctccacatcgtCGACCACCGCCCCGCCAGACCCCGACACAAGCGATgagcccaccacccacgTCCAGACCATCACCAGAACCATCGTGACTACTAATCCCGATGGTCAGGAAACGACGGTCATCGATGAAGTTGTGACTACCTCGACCTCGGTACCACTGCCAAACGGAGGTGGCGGTAATGGCGGCGACACGGGTATGTCCACAACGACGCGCAACACGGTGATCGGCGTGGTGGTCGGTGTCGGCGGCGCTGTTATTTTGGCTGGTCTGGGTTTTGTTGcctggaggatttggggcaagaagaagcagcaggaggagcaagacACCTTGATGGACGATTACAGCGCGGTTGGCGAGAAGCCAGACACGATTGGATCGACCAGCACACGCACTCCCTTCCAGAGCACACTCGAGAGCTACCACGCGCCAACACATGTCAACACGGCATCGAATTTCTAA